From Poecile atricapillus isolate bPoeAtr1 chromosome Z, bPoeAtr1.hap1, whole genome shotgun sequence, one genomic window encodes:
- the LOC131573245 gene encoding cold shock domain-containing protein C2, translating into MSSDPSAPPAVPPLHSPKSPVWPTFPFQREGSRIWERGNLLLRDLPSPLPTKRTRTYSATARASAGPIFKGVCKQFSRSQGHGFITPENGTEDIFVHVSDIEGEYVPVEGDEVTYKVCPIPPKNQKFQAVEVVLTNLAPHTKHETWSGQIIGS; encoded by the exons ATGTCATCGGACCCCAGCGCCCCACCGGCAGTGCCACCCCTACACTCCCCTAAGTCACCAGTGTGGCCCACCTTCCCCTTCCAGCGGGAGGGCAGCCGCATCTGGGAGCGGGGCAACCTCCTTCTCCGGGACCtgcccagccccctccccaccaagaGGACCAGGACCTACTCGGC GACAGCGCGTGCTTCCGCTGGCCCCATCTTCAAGGGCGTCTGCAAGCAGTTCTCTCGCTCCCAGGGCCACGGGTTTATCACCCCAGAGAATGGCACTGAGGACATTTTTGTGCATGTGTCTGA cATCGAGGGAGAGTACGTCCCAGTGGAGGGGGACGAGGTGACGTAcaaggtctgccccatccctcccAAGAACCAGAAGTTCCAGGCAGTGGAGGTGGTCCTCACCAACCTGGCGCCTCACACGAAGCACGAGACATGGTCCGGCCAGATCATCGGCTCCTAG